The Chordicoccus furentiruminis DNA window TAGTTAAATTTATTTACTTAACTGTTGCGTGTGCACTATACTACTCAGGCCGTCTGTGTGTCAATATATTTATCTAAATATTTTTAATTTACCGTCGGGAACACCGCCGCTTCTTGCCCCTCTGCCGTCCGCATGCTATAATTTGCCCATCCGCGATCTGGGCGGAGCACAGAAGGACCGTATGAATGGATACAAAGAAGGATCTCACGAAGGAGCTTCTGGCGGACTGTTTTCGTGAGCTTATGCTCACGACGCCCTTCGATAAAATCACGATCAAGATGATCACAGACCGGGCCGGGCTGATCCGCCCGACCTTCTATAAGCATTTTCAGGATAAATACGAAGTACTCGAGTGGATTTTCCGGACCACTGTCACCGACAGCGTCGATCTGATGCTGGCCAACAATATGGAAGCCGACGCCATCCTGATGTTCTGCCGCTGTATCGGAAAGGACAAAAAATTTTACCGTCGGGCCTATCAGATGGAACCGGGGCCCAACTCGTTTGACCATATCGTCCATGA harbors:
- a CDS encoding TetR/AcrR family transcriptional regulator C-terminal domain-containing protein → MDTKKDLTKELLADCFRELMLTTPFDKITIKMITDRAGLIRPTFYKHFQDKYEVLEWIFRTTVTDSVDLMLANNMEADAILMFCRCIGKDKKFYRRAYQMEPGPNSFDHIVHEYVYRTFLTLADRFSVTMSRKYEYLTREMISEYYTSGLICSIRGWVMTDSDMTAEQLADAFKYLLSHSVFDLVSESRLRASTN